The Candidatus Obscuribacterales bacterium sequence AGCGGCATTCCCCTCTCTGAAGGCGACTATAAAGCCCTGCTCGACTTAGCAACTCTTGTGGTTAGGAGCCTAGAACCCCATGCCCACCACTGAAGCCCTCCAACGTAAAATCAGCAGCGCTCAGGAACTACAGTCCATTGTCAAAACCATGAAGGCCTTAGCTGCCGTCAGTATCCACCAATATGAGCGGGCTGTATCGTCCCTAAGCACCTACCAACAGGTCTTAGAGCTAAGCCTACAAGTCCTGTTGCACCATACGCCCAGCGGTTTACCTATCCGTCCCACCGCTGCACCGCCTTGCTTAGTTATCTTCGGCTCCGATCAAGGGATGTGTGGTCGCTTCAATGAACAATTAGCCACCGCTGTTTTAGACCATCTACAAAACCACCCTTCCCAGGCTAAAGAGCGATCGCTCCCTCCTCGTTTGATCACCGTGGGCACCCGCCTAGCTGCGCGCCTAGCTGATGACGGCTACCGCACCGATGCCAGCTTCAGTGTGCCTAGCTCGGTGAGCGGCATCACGCCCATGGTGCAAACGATTGTGCAACAGCTTGAAGAATGGCGATCGCACTCAGCTATTGGCGCTATCTATGTGTTTCATCATCGTTTCCTAGGTGGATCCAGCTATCGACCGAAAACCTTCCAGCTCTATCCCCTGGATGCTGCTTGGCTGCACCATCTACGGCATCAGCCGTGGCGATCGCGTCAGGTGCCAATGATTACTCTACCTCCCGAACAACTGTTTTCTGCTCTATTCCAACAGCTCTTCTTCCTAGGGCTATTCCGGGCCTGTGCGGAATCTCTCGCCAGCGAAAATGCCAGCCGCCTGGCCGCGATGCAGGTGGCCGAAAAAAATATCCAAGAACGCCTTGCCCAAATCCAAAGCGACTACAATCAGCATCGCCAAACGTTAGTGACGGAGGAACTCCTCGATATTATTGCTGGCTTTGAAGCATTACAAACCGATTCCTAACCAAGCAGGGCGATCGCCCCCGTTCAGAATAACGCTATGGCTAACAGTTCCGATGAGAAACGATATCTCTAGGAAATCTTATCTTTCCAGAATACAAGCGCTAGCTTCACCAAGTCGGAAAGGGTGATGTCTCCCTCCAAGGGAATTGCAGCTTGCTCAAAGAAGCGGGCAAAGTCTCGAGCCGGATAGGTGCCTTGGGCGCTTTGTTTACCGGGGGGAATATACAGAATCCATGAGGGGGTCTTGCAATCAAGGCTGAGGACGTTCATGCGTCCGATGGGGTGGCGGAAGCCTGCGTGATCGCGCTGGTCGATGGGGCGGGCAGGTCTGCGGTTTGGGATGGGCAAATATAGCCACAGGTCGATGGGCTCTGATTGTTTACCGGAGCGGATTTCAGCGCAGTGGATTTTGCCTTTACCATAGTTCACGACAGGACTAGCAACGATTTCTTTAATGCGTTCATCGAAGCAGAGAATTTGGTGACGAATGGCTAGAAGGCGATCGCTCTTTTCTTTCGTTACTTTCCTCAGCAAGGTGTTAAGGGTGCTGGGAGGATCTGGGATATAGTCGCTGATGTCGTACACATCGGCTGGGTCGTAAGAAATTGAGAGGTGGTGGTGGTGATGGGTGGTGTGGTTATG is a genomic window containing:
- a CDS encoding F0F1 ATP synthase subunit gamma gives rise to the protein MPTTEALQRKISSAQELQSIVKTMKALAAVSIHQYERAVSSLSTYQQVLELSLQVLLHHTPSGLPIRPTAAPPCLVIFGSDQGMCGRFNEQLATAVLDHLQNHPSQAKERSLPPRLITVGTRLAARLADDGYRTDASFSVPSSVSGITPMVQTIVQQLEEWRSHSAIGAIYVFHHRFLGGSSYRPKTFQLYPLDAAWLHHLRHQPWRSRQVPMITLPPEQLFSALFQQLFFLGLFRACAESLASENASRLAAMQVAEKNIQERLAQIQSDYNQHRQTLVTEELLDIIAGFEALQTDS